Below is a window of Petrotoga sp. 9PWA.NaAc.5.4 DNA.
CCTCCCAAAAATTAGAATTTTATTCCCTTTAGAAATTCTAAAACTTAAGTTTTATTAATATTTTTGTTAACTACTATTCCTTTAACTTCTTCGCTGCTTGCAACGAAAAAAAAGGGAGGGCTCCGTCCTGCACCTATTTTAAATTCAAATACCTATTTTCTAAAAAAATTATCATTTCTAAAGTCCTTAATTATAATTACATCCACTTTCTTTGTTTTTATTATAACACTTTTTATATAGAAAATTATAAAGTAAAATTCCCCTTCACAGAAGGGGAATTAAAACCTGCCACATCTCTCAAGAGTTTAATTAAAAATAAAATTTTATTATAATTTAAAATTGAGGTAAAATATTGATAAAGGATGATTCGAATTATGGATATAAAAAAAGCAACTATTAGTGATAATAAGAATTTTGTCGAACTTTTTCTAATCTCTGCCCCATTTTTTCCGTTGATTTTTGGTCAAAATACAAAGAAAACGCTAAATAATTTATTTGTAACTAAAAGCAATCTTTTTAGTTACCAACATGTTTGTTTCGCAAAGAAAGAGGAAGAAACCCTTGGAATGATATTATGCTATAATTGGGAAACAAAAAATAGAGAAAATCTAAGGACTGGGCATCTTATGTTTAAAAACTTAGGAATTATTTTTTTCAAAAGTATAATTCCACTGGTTAAACTAAATAAAGTTATCGGGAAGATAAGTAAGGAAGATTTTTATATCAGCAACATAGCGATTTATGATTTATTTAGAGGGTTAGGTACGGGCAAGCAATTAATTTTTAAAGCGGAAGAAACTGCAAGAAAATCTGGAAGCAAAAACGTTATTTTAGATGTTGAAAAGGAAAACATAAAAGCTATTAATTTTTATAACAACATAGGATTTAGAAAAATAACTGAATCAACTATAAAAACTCGGAATTGTATTCTGAGTTTTTATAGGATGAAAAAACAATTAATTTAGGTATTTTAGAAATGAGAATTTTCAGAAAACAAGCATTTGAATTTAAAACGGGTCCAGGGCGGAGCCCTTCACCTCTCTTTCGCTACACGTAGCGAGAAGGTTAAAGGAATAGAGAATAGCTCAAAATTAGAATTGTGGAGGTATTTTATAAAAAGTTAAACGCTAAACTATTGATAAAATATGAATTTTATAATTTCTAAAGTGAGTAAATTTTAAAAAAGAGGAGGAAGCGTAGATGTATGATAGCGTAATAATCGGATCAGGACCTGGAGGTTATGTTTCAGCAATAAGATTATCACAATTAGGCAAAAAAGTCGCGGTTATTGAAAAAGAAGATTTAGGCGGAACGTGTACTAATAAAGGATGTATCCCTACCAAAGCTTTATTAACTTCTGCCCATTTATATGAGAAAATCAATACAGAAGCTAAAAAATTTGGAGTAAAGGTTGAAAATATTGATTATGATTTAAAAGAAATAATCAAACACATGAACAAAGTAGTTTTGCAGTCCAGAAAAGGTATAGAATATTTATTTAAGAAAAATAACGTAGATTTAATCAAAGGTGTTGCTGAGATTATCGATAAAAATCACATTAAAGTCTTAAATCAAACAATAGAAACAAAGTATATTATTTTAGCTCATGGATCTCAACCTGTAATTTTTACTCCTTTTGATAAAATAGAAGGTATCTGGACAAGCGACGACGTTTTTAAAATGACAGAACTTCCAGATTCAATTTTAATAGTCGGGGGAGGAGTTATCGGAATAGAAATAGCTACTCTTTTTTCTAATCTTGGCAAAAAAGTTTACATAGTTGAGTTGTTGGATCATATTCTACCAAATGAAGATCCAGATGTTGCAGAAGTTGCCAAAAAATCTTTAATGAAAAAAGGTGTAGAAATATTTGAAAAGTACAAAGTAACTAATGTAACAAAAAACAAAGAATCCTACATATCTAAAGTAGAAAAAGATGATGAAAGTAAAGAAATAGAAAGCTCAAAAGTATTGATTGCAGTCGGTAGAAGACCTCTCATCCCTAAGGATATCAAAGAATTGGGTGTTACTATTGAAAAAGGAGTAAAAACCGATCTATCAATGAAAACAAATATAGAAAATGTGTACGCTATTGGAGACATAAGAGCACATATAATGTTGGCACATGTTGCAATGTACGAGGGGATAGTAGCTGCTCATAATATTGCAGGTGAGAGTAAAAAAATGGATTATAGCGCAGTTCCTAACGTTATATTTTCAAACCCAGAAATAGCAACAGTTGGGTTGAAAGAAAAAGATGTTGATTTAGAAAAAGTAATTATATCAAAATTCCCAGTATCTGCCAACGCCAGAGCCAGAACAATGGAAGAAAGAGAAGGATTTGTAAAAATAATCGCTGACAAAGAAACCAAAAAAGTTTTAGGTGCATCAATTGTTTCACCCAACGCTACCGATATGATTATGGAAGGTGTCTTGGCAATAAAATACGGAATGACCGCATCTCAATTAGTAGATTCTATTCATCCACATCCAACTTTAACAGAAAGCATTTTAGGAGCTGAAGAAGGTATAGAAGGACTGACAATACATATTTAAAAAATCCCGCTTTTAGCGGGATTTTAGATTTAATATATTTGATTTTTCACCTAAAATTTTTTCAATCTTTATATGAAATAATTACGAAGAATTAAGCATAAAATTTTTCTGTGAGTGTTTTAGCTATTTTTTCCAGTTTATTGTGTTCGTACGCTAATTGAAGAATAGTATATCTATTTCGAATTTCTCTTGCATGAATTATGCTTTCTCTAAAAAGTTCTTTTGAAATACCTAATTCTTTTGGATCATATGTAGAGCCAACTTTTTTATGAAGCGAAATAAGATATTCAGGGTCTACAGGAGAAATTTCTTTTGGTATGTTATTTTTCATAAGTCTATATATCATCGATACAATCACTGTTCCTACACCAACTAAATTTCCGTGTAACGGATGAGGTTTGTTTTTTGAAATAGCTTCTATTTCCCAAAAGTGTGCGATATGATGTTCGGCACCTGATGCGGGTCTTGAATTCCCCACAAAACTTATCGCTATACCTGAAATTATAAGGGCTTCGGTTAAATGTTTGATAACTTCTTCGCTTCTTCGACTTATTTTTTCCGCATTTTCGACACACATATTCCTTGCTTTTTCAACAAGTTTTACCGTTGTTTCACAGTAATATTCGTTATTAACATACTTTGAAAGTTCCCAATCAGTTAAAGAAGTGTATTTACCTAAAATATCTCCAAATCCTGCGTGTATCATATCTAAAGGAGCTTTTCTTAAAATTTCAGTATCAGCTATGATAGATTTTGGATAGGTAGCTTCAAAAGTTTTCTTAAATTTTTCAACAATTAAAGGAGATACAGTAGAAGCATAACCATCCATTGAAGGAGCAGTAGCAAAAATTATATACGGTACATTTGTTTTATAACTCAAAAACCTGCAAAGATCGTTTATAGTTCCAGAACCAACCGCAATTATTAGAGATGCATTTTTAGGAATTTCTATCAATAGTCTTCCAACACTTTCTTCATTTGGGATTAAAGGGTTTGAACCTTGAAATATATATTCGGTTATATTATAGTTTTCTTCTCTTAAGACTTTTAACAAATTTTCTCCACAAGCCTTGTAAGTGTTGTTATCAGCTACAAAAAACAAATTCTCTTTGTTGATCATCTCAAAAATTTTAGTTTTATTTTTTGTTACTTCTTTTTGCACAACAATATTTTCTATA
It encodes the following:
- a CDS encoding sn-glycerol-1-phosphate dehydrogenase, coding for MLDLLNLEIEKMANLNFLCECGKNHKVNIENIVVQKEVTKNKTKIFEMINKENLFFVADNNTYKACGENLLKVLREENYNITEYIFQGSNPLIPNEESVGRLLIEIPKNASLIIAVGSGTINDLCRFLSYKTNVPYIIFATAPSMDGYASTVSPLIVEKFKKTFEATYPKSIIADTEILRKAPLDMIHAGFGDILGKYTSLTDWELSKYVNNEYYCETTVKLVEKARNMCVENAEKISRRSEEVIKHLTEALIISGIAISFVGNSRPASGAEHHIAHFWEIEAISKNKPHPLHGNLVGVGTVIVSMIYRLMKNNIPKEISPVDPEYLISLHKKVGSTYDPKELGISKELFRESIIHAREIRNRYTILQLAYEHNKLEKIAKTLTEKFYA
- the lpdA gene encoding dihydrolipoyl dehydrogenase codes for the protein MYDSVIIGSGPGGYVSAIRLSQLGKKVAVIEKEDLGGTCTNKGCIPTKALLTSAHLYEKINTEAKKFGVKVENIDYDLKEIIKHMNKVVLQSRKGIEYLFKKNNVDLIKGVAEIIDKNHIKVLNQTIETKYIILAHGSQPVIFTPFDKIEGIWTSDDVFKMTELPDSILIVGGGVIGIEIATLFSNLGKKVYIVELLDHILPNEDPDVAEVAKKSLMKKGVEIFEKYKVTNVTKNKESYISKVEKDDESKEIESSKVLIAVGRRPLIPKDIKELGVTIEKGVKTDLSMKTNIENVYAIGDIRAHIMLAHVAMYEGIVAAHNIAGESKKMDYSAVPNVIFSNPEIATVGLKEKDVDLEKVIISKFPVSANARARTMEEREGFVKIIADKETKKVLGASIVSPNATDMIMEGVLAIKYGMTASQLVDSIHPHPTLTESILGAEEGIEGLTIHI
- a CDS encoding N-acetyltransferase, coding for MDIKKATISDNKNFVELFLISAPFFPLIFGQNTKKTLNNLFVTKSNLFSYQHVCFAKKEEETLGMILCYNWETKNRENLRTGHLMFKNLGIIFFKSIIPLVKLNKVIGKISKEDFYISNIAIYDLFRGLGTGKQLIFKAEETARKSGSKNVILDVEKENIKAINFYNNIGFRKITESTIKTRNCILSFYRMKKQLI